Proteins co-encoded in one Kocuria flava genomic window:
- a CDS encoding response regulator: MDDQPLMLEALKSFFSAEPGFEVIGTASNGKEGVDRCAALDPDVVLMDMKMPVMDGIEATSLITRHSPRSKVLALTTFSTLEFVVPALRAGAAGYLVKDARPEEIITAVHQVMDNEIALSPAIARALADNVISVPDTQSRPADDNLRSLLTDREMETVTLLAQGLSNREIAAQMHVSEGSVKAYLGRVCEKFGVRDRVQALIKAYQSGLVEPQLRDV, from the coding sequence GTGGACGACCAACCCCTGATGCTGGAGGCCCTCAAGTCCTTCTTCTCCGCCGAGCCGGGGTTCGAGGTGATCGGCACGGCCTCGAACGGCAAGGAGGGGGTCGACCGCTGCGCGGCCCTGGACCCCGACGTGGTGCTGATGGACATGAAGATGCCCGTGATGGACGGCATCGAGGCCACGAGCCTCATCACCCGGCACAGCCCGCGCTCGAAGGTGCTGGCGCTGACCACCTTCTCCACCCTGGAGTTCGTGGTCCCCGCGCTGCGCGCCGGCGCCGCCGGCTACCTCGTCAAGGACGCCCGGCCGGAGGAGATCATCACCGCTGTCCACCAGGTCATGGACAACGAGATCGCGCTCTCGCCGGCGATCGCCCGGGCGCTGGCCGACAACGTCATCTCGGTCCCGGACACCCAGTCGCGTCCCGCCGACGACAACCTGCGGTCCCTGCTGACCGACCGGGAGATGGAGACGGTCACCCTCCTGGCCCAGGGCCTGAGCAACCGGGAGATCGCCGCGCAGATGCACGTCTCCGAGGGGAGCGTGAAGGCCTACCTCGGGCGGGTCTGTGAGAAGTTCGGGGTCCGCGACCGGGTCCAGGCGCTGATCAAGGCCTATCAGAGCGGTCTCGTGGAGCCGCAGCTGCGCGACGTCTGA
- a CDS encoding LutB/LldF family L-lactate oxidation iron-sulfur protein produces the protein MSRTALGMPAVRPVHGHGRLHTAVPFPEAAEAELGNTQMRANIRHATHTIRGKRARVVEELPDWEELRSAGSAIKEQVMAHLPELLEQFEANVTARGGTVHWARDAEEANRIITGLVQATGSTDVIKIKSMATQEIALDDHLEAHGITATETDLAELIVQLGHDRPSHILVPAIHKNRHEIRDIFLEQMPETDESLTAEPRDLAEAARKHLREKFLSTSVAISGANFGVAETGTLTVVESEGNGRMCLTLPETLITVMGIEKIVPTFEDLEVFLQLLPRSSTGERMNPYTSMWTGVTPGDGPQDVHVVLLDNGRSAVLSDPKGRSALHCIRCSACLNVCPVYEQAGGHAYGSTYPGPIGAILSPQLTGITSEQNASLPYASSLCGACYDVCPVKINIPEILVHLRDEDVRTQHGERSDDGAAAAPARTRRTPKAPSQMDLLMKGASFVMSSGRRMALAEKGLPLGRVVAGKDRAISWLPGVVGGWTDERDIPAPPRESFRNWWAGHAGETDQRLAADGAAGPADVPHDRPGDAQPVDAPHDRPEEDR, from the coding sequence ATGAGCCGCACCGCCCTGGGCATGCCCGCCGTGAGGCCCGTGCACGGGCACGGCCGGCTGCACACCGCCGTCCCGTTCCCCGAGGCCGCCGAGGCCGAGCTGGGCAACACGCAGATGCGGGCGAACATCCGCCACGCCACCCACACGATCCGCGGCAAGCGCGCCCGGGTCGTGGAGGAGCTGCCCGACTGGGAGGAGCTGCGCAGCGCCGGCTCGGCGATCAAGGAGCAGGTGATGGCGCACCTGCCCGAGCTGCTCGAGCAGTTCGAGGCCAACGTCACCGCCCGCGGCGGCACCGTGCACTGGGCCCGCGACGCCGAGGAGGCCAACCGGATCATCACCGGGCTCGTCCAGGCCACCGGCTCCACGGACGTCATCAAGATCAAGTCCATGGCCACCCAGGAGATCGCCCTCGACGACCACCTCGAGGCCCACGGGATCACCGCGACCGAGACCGACCTGGCGGAGCTGATCGTCCAGCTGGGCCACGACCGGCCCTCGCACATCCTCGTGCCGGCGATCCACAAGAACCGCCACGAGATCCGCGACATCTTCCTCGAGCAGATGCCCGAGACCGACGAGAGCCTCACGGCCGAGCCGCGCGACCTCGCCGAGGCGGCCCGCAAGCACCTGCGCGAGAAGTTCCTCTCGACCTCCGTGGCGATCTCCGGGGCGAACTTCGGCGTGGCCGAGACGGGGACGCTGACCGTGGTCGAGTCCGAGGGCAACGGACGCATGTGCCTGACCCTGCCCGAGACCCTGATCACCGTGATGGGCATCGAGAAGATCGTGCCCACCTTCGAGGACCTCGAGGTGTTCCTGCAGCTGCTCCCGCGCTCCTCCACGGGGGAGCGGATGAACCCCTACACCTCGATGTGGACCGGGGTCACCCCCGGGGACGGGCCGCAGGACGTGCACGTGGTGCTGCTGGACAACGGCCGCTCCGCGGTGCTCTCCGACCCGAAGGGCCGCTCGGCGCTGCACTGCATCCGCTGCTCGGCGTGCCTGAACGTCTGCCCGGTCTACGAGCAGGCCGGCGGTCACGCCTACGGCTCGACCTACCCGGGGCCCATCGGCGCGATCCTCTCCCCGCAGCTGACCGGCATCACCTCCGAGCAGAACGCCTCCCTGCCCTATGCGTCCTCGCTGTGCGGGGCCTGCTACGACGTGTGCCCGGTGAAGATCAACATCCCCGAGATCCTCGTCCACCTGCGCGACGAGGACGTGCGCACCCAGCACGGGGAGCGCTCCGACGACGGCGCCGCAGCCGCACCGGCCCGGACCCGGCGCACCCCCAAGGCCCCGTCCCAGATGGACCTCCTGATGAAGGGCGCCTCCTTCGTCATGTCCTCCGGCCGGCGGATGGCGCTCGCCGAGAAGGGCCTGCCCCTGGGGCGGGTCGTCGCCGGGAAGGACCGGGCGATCTCCTGGCTGCCCGGGGTGGTGGGCGGCTGGACCGACGAGCGGGACATCCCCGCCCCGCCCAGGGAGTCCTTCCGCAACTGGTGGGCCGGCCACGCCGGCGAGACCGACCAGCGCCTGGCCGCCGACGGGGCGGCAGGCCCCGCGGACGTCCCGCACGACCGCCCCGGGGATGCCCAGCCCGTGGACGCCCCGCACGACCGCCCGGAGGAGGACCGATGA
- a CDS encoding sensor histidine kinase: MSTTAERQAQAPRAARKIPFFHSEPLARWLRTVLLLIATFAVLDDLRDIFQAWLDGSIDADHIESAIDSVLAYVAIGMLASRPTWAAVVSLGCLAFSLHIDQYPMAALTATVITTAVVATATRRFVTVHLSVYGAWILFAAVKHPDESIIFWSLSAVTIVGALIGSAIRYFGAQRRRAEERVRDLEILNERLREDERQALARDLHDVVAHELTLITMQTMSRRRSEDLQELHGVLETVEGAARSALYELRVLLRLLRNENDGEHPRDVTGAGLAIGSLEHVVTSLAASLTDLRFAPQVVITGDLEAMPTTARGTAARILQEAVTNIIKYAPRGADCRIEVTAADHELHLRVTNPLPRTGTKTRGGELSSGLGLRGITERVSLLGGRAEAGPEDGRWVVDVVLPGDGPDAL, from the coding sequence GTGAGCACGACAGCCGAGCGACAAGCACAAGCGCCGCGCGCAGCCCGGAAGATCCCCTTCTTCCACTCCGAGCCCCTGGCTCGGTGGCTGCGCACGGTGCTTTTGCTTATTGCGACGTTTGCAGTGCTCGACGACCTGCGTGACATCTTCCAGGCGTGGCTGGACGGAAGCATCGACGCGGACCACATCGAGTCCGCGATCGACAGTGTCCTCGCCTACGTCGCGATCGGGATGCTGGCCAGCCGTCCGACATGGGCAGCAGTGGTGTCCCTCGGGTGCCTGGCCTTCTCACTCCACATCGACCAGTACCCCATGGCCGCGCTCACGGCGACGGTCATCACCACGGCGGTCGTGGCGACGGCGACGCGGCGCTTCGTCACCGTTCACCTGTCGGTGTACGGCGCGTGGATCCTTTTCGCCGCGGTGAAGCACCCGGACGAATCCATCATCTTCTGGAGTCTGAGCGCGGTGACCATCGTCGGCGCGCTGATCGGTTCCGCGATCCGCTACTTCGGGGCCCAGCGTCGGCGCGCGGAGGAGCGGGTCCGGGACCTCGAGATCCTCAACGAGCGGCTGCGGGAGGACGAGCGCCAGGCGCTGGCCCGGGACCTGCACGACGTCGTCGCCCACGAGCTGACCCTCATCACGATGCAGACGATGAGCCGGCGCCGCTCGGAGGACCTCCAGGAGCTGCACGGCGTGCTCGAGACGGTCGAGGGCGCGGCGCGCTCGGCGCTGTACGAGCTGCGGGTGCTCCTGCGGCTGCTGCGCAACGAGAACGACGGCGAGCACCCCCGCGACGTCACGGGCGCCGGCTTGGCCATCGGCAGCCTCGAGCACGTGGTCACCTCGCTCGCGGCGAGCCTGACCGACCTGCGCTTCGCGCCGCAGGTGGTCATCACGGGCGACCTCGAGGCGATGCCGACCACGGCCCGCGGCACCGCGGCACGGATCCTGCAGGAGGCGGTCACCAACATCATCAAGTACGCCCCGCGCGGCGCCGACTGCCGGATCGAGGTCACGGCCGCCGACCACGAGCTGCACCTGCGCGTCACCAACCCGCTCCCCCGCACGGGAACCAAGACCCGGGGCGGCGAGCTGTCCTCGGGCCTGGGCCTGCGCGGGATCACCGAGCGCGTCTCGCTGCTCGGCGGCCGGGCCGAGGCCGGCCCGGAGGACGGCCGGTGGGTCGTGGACGTGGTCCTGCCCGGGGACGGGCCCGACGCGCTGTGA
- a CDS encoding phosphoribosylaminoimidazolesuccinocarboxamide synthase codes for MTEQSTRRPPEIPGWTHVYSGKVRELYVPDESSLRATGVAITDNAEYRAGSVLVLATDRISAFDEILPTEIPDKGTILTQLSLWWFEQLAAVPNHVLSTDVHESVRGRAVICKNLSMFPVECIARGYLTGSGLKDYRESGEVSGLRLPPGLVDGSRLEPPIFTPTGKADVGEHDLPITFPEMANVVGHAVADRLRELTLQIYTAAEEIARDRGIIVADTKVEFGLDSYRGAITLGDEVLTPDSSRFWDAGTWEPGRPQPSFDKQYVRDWLRSDASGWDGAGPVPQLPEDVVEKTRARYVEAFERLTGRTFDPAGGFFEVSGPAEF; via the coding sequence ATGACCGAGCAGAGCACCCGACGCCCGCCCGAGATCCCCGGGTGGACCCACGTCTACTCCGGCAAGGTCCGGGAGCTCTACGTGCCCGACGAGTCGAGCCTGCGCGCGACCGGGGTCGCGATCACCGACAACGCCGAGTACCGCGCCGGGTCCGTGCTCGTGCTCGCCACCGACCGGATCAGCGCCTTCGACGAGATCCTGCCGACCGAGATCCCCGACAAGGGCACGATCCTCACCCAGCTGTCCCTGTGGTGGTTCGAGCAGCTGGCCGCGGTGCCCAACCACGTGCTCAGCACGGACGTCCACGAGTCCGTGCGGGGGCGGGCCGTGATCTGCAAGAACCTCTCGATGTTCCCCGTCGAGTGCATCGCCCGCGGCTACCTCACCGGCTCCGGGCTGAAGGACTACCGGGAGTCCGGGGAAGTCTCCGGGCTGCGGCTGCCGCCGGGGCTCGTGGACGGCTCCCGGCTCGAGCCGCCGATCTTCACCCCCACCGGCAAGGCCGACGTCGGCGAGCACGACCTGCCGATCACCTTCCCGGAGATGGCGAACGTGGTCGGCCACGCCGTGGCGGACCGGCTGCGCGAGCTCACCCTGCAGATCTACACCGCGGCCGAGGAGATCGCCCGGGACCGTGGGATCATCGTGGCCGACACCAAGGTCGAGTTCGGTCTCGACTCCTACCGCGGGGCCATCACCCTCGGCGACGAGGTCCTCACCCCCGACTCCTCCCGGTTCTGGGACGCCGGGACCTGGGAGCCGGGACGGCCCCAGCCCTCCTTCGACAAGCAGTACGTGCGCGACTGGCTGCGCTCCGACGCCTCGGGCTGGGACGGCGCCGGCCCCGTGCCGCAGCTGCCCGAGGACGTGGTCGAGAAGACCCGGGCCCGCTACGTCGAGGCCTTCGAGCGGCTCACCGGCCGCACGTTCGACCCCGCGGGCGGGTTCTTCGAGGTCTCCGGACCCGCGGAGTTCTGA
- a CDS encoding (Fe-S)-binding protein, translating into MRIALFATCIVDAMYPRVALATVRVLERLGHEVVFPPGQGCCSQMHVNSGYLADALPVVRNHVKAFTAADYDVAVAPSGSCVASLGHQQPMVARAGGDEELAAAAEAVAGNTYELSQLLTDVLGVTDAAAQLGSWFPHTVTYHPSCHGMRLLRLGDRQKDLVASVAGVELVELPDAEECCGFGGTFSFKNPDVSAAMAEEKIGNIEATGAELCTGGDASCLMHLGGAMARRGTGVGTVHFAEILASTRRNPLEVSGPVELSIPRRPARPSSSVPTQTAGGPR; encoded by the coding sequence ATGAGAATCGCCCTGTTCGCCACGTGCATCGTGGACGCGATGTACCCCCGCGTGGCCCTGGCCACCGTGCGGGTGCTCGAGCGCCTGGGCCACGAGGTCGTCTTCCCGCCCGGCCAGGGGTGCTGCTCGCAGATGCACGTCAACAGCGGGTACCTGGCCGATGCCCTGCCCGTGGTGCGCAACCACGTGAAGGCCTTCACGGCCGCCGACTACGACGTCGCCGTGGCCCCCTCCGGGTCCTGCGTGGCCTCGCTGGGCCACCAGCAGCCGATGGTCGCCCGCGCCGGCGGGGACGAGGAGCTCGCGGCCGCCGCCGAGGCCGTCGCGGGGAACACCTACGAGCTCTCCCAGCTGCTCACCGACGTCCTGGGCGTCACCGACGCCGCGGCCCAGCTGGGCTCGTGGTTCCCGCACACGGTGACCTACCACCCCTCCTGCCACGGGATGCGCCTGCTGCGCCTGGGCGACCGGCAGAAGGACCTGGTGGCCTCGGTGGCCGGGGTCGAGCTCGTCGAGCTGCCCGACGCCGAGGAGTGCTGCGGGTTCGGCGGGACCTTCTCCTTCAAGAACCCGGACGTCTCCGCGGCGATGGCCGAGGAGAAGATCGGCAACATCGAGGCCACCGGCGCCGAGCTGTGCACCGGCGGGGACGCCTCCTGCCTGATGCACCTGGGCGGGGCCATGGCCCGCCGGGGCACCGGGGTGGGCACCGTCCACTTCGCCGAGATCCTCGCCTCCACCCGCCGGAACCCGCTGGAGGTCTCCGGGCCGGTGGAGCTGTCCATCCCGCGGCGGCCGGCGCGCCCGTCGTCGTCCGTCCCGACCCAGACCGCAGGAGGTCCCCGATGA
- a CDS encoding MGMT family protein, whose protein sequence is MTAPGELAVRVARIVAAIPAGHVLTYGDVAELAECRSARLVGTLMARNPTGADLPWWRVVTAQGTLPPHLRPEARERWRDEGTPVRGSGDGDVRVDLARARWTPEDGVPEPGQDPGADGLGADRPDRDDPDGS, encoded by the coding sequence GTGACGGCACCGGGCGAGCTCGCCGTCCGGGTCGCACGGATCGTCGCGGCGATCCCGGCCGGGCACGTGCTGACCTACGGGGACGTCGCCGAGCTCGCGGAGTGCCGCTCCGCGCGCCTCGTGGGCACGCTGATGGCCCGCAACCCCACCGGCGCGGACCTGCCCTGGTGGCGGGTGGTCACGGCGCAGGGCACGCTGCCGCCCCACCTGCGCCCCGAGGCCCGCGAGCGCTGGCGGGACGAGGGCACGCCCGTGCGGGGCTCCGGGGACGGGGACGTGCGCGTGGACCTGGCCCGCGCCCGCTGGACCCCGGAGGACGGTGTGCCCGAGCCCGGGCAGGACCCCGGTGCCGACGGCTTGGGCGCCGACCGGCCGGACCGCGACGACCCGGACGGCAGCTGA
- a CDS encoding L-lactate permease gives MTTFTSTTDAVGGSVALSALVGTVPLLTFFVMLLGVKARAYLSGATALVVAVVVAVLAFGMPLGLAVLSATQGAVFGFFPIVWIVVMALWFYQVTVLSGRFEDMRTIFDTIGGGDLRIQAILIAFCFGGLLEALAGFGAPVAITATMILALGLKPLKTATVVLIANTAPVAFGAVAIPITTAGVLTGLDPARIGAVVGHQAPFFALLVPFILLLIIDGARGLKEAWPAALVIGGSFAIAQWWCATYFSYELTDVVASLVGLASAVVLLRFWRPKGAEGVRTRLGVEKPPAPEGLTPARVWMAVLPYVLVVAVFGIAKLWTLGADVPAALAATDVAVPWPGLDGRLVDGAGEPITSTVYKFQWLSSPGTLLLITGLLVAVIYSVFTANGRFKLSVGNAVAEIGRSFWKMRFSALTIMSVLALAYVMNFSGQTIAIGTWVAGLGAAFAFFSPVLGWLGTAVTGSDTSANALFSNLQKTAAEGTGLDPHLMTAANTSGGVVGKMISPQSLAIAATAVGMEGKESAIFRSVIWWSVGLLVLLCTLVFLQSNVLAWMLPTS, from the coding sequence GTGACCACCTTCACCTCGACGACGGACGCCGTCGGCGGGAGCGTCGCGCTCTCCGCCCTCGTCGGCACCGTCCCCCTGCTCACCTTTTTCGTCATGCTCCTCGGCGTGAAGGCCCGCGCCTACCTCTCCGGCGCGACCGCGCTCGTGGTGGCCGTCGTCGTCGCCGTCCTGGCCTTCGGCATGCCGCTGGGACTGGCGGTGCTCTCCGCGACCCAGGGCGCGGTCTTCGGCTTCTTCCCGATCGTGTGGATCGTGGTCATGGCGCTGTGGTTCTACCAGGTGACCGTGCTCAGCGGCCGCTTCGAGGACATGCGCACGATCTTCGACACCATCGGCGGCGGGGACCTGCGGATCCAGGCGATCCTCATCGCCTTCTGCTTCGGCGGCCTGCTCGAGGCCCTCGCCGGCTTCGGCGCCCCGGTGGCGATCACCGCGACCATGATCCTGGCCCTGGGGCTGAAGCCCCTGAAGACCGCGACCGTGGTGCTCATCGCCAACACCGCGCCCGTGGCCTTCGGCGCGGTGGCCATCCCGATCACCACCGCCGGCGTGCTCACCGGCCTGGACCCCGCCCGGATCGGCGCGGTCGTGGGCCACCAGGCGCCGTTCTTCGCGCTGCTGGTGCCCTTCATCCTGCTGCTCATCATCGACGGCGCCCGCGGGCTCAAGGAGGCCTGGCCGGCCGCCCTCGTGATCGGCGGCTCCTTCGCGATCGCCCAGTGGTGGTGCGCCACGTACTTCTCCTACGAGCTCACCGACGTCGTCGCCTCCCTCGTGGGCCTGGCCTCGGCCGTGGTGCTGCTGCGCTTCTGGCGACCCAAGGGCGCCGAGGGCGTGCGCACCCGCCTGGGCGTCGAGAAGCCGCCCGCACCCGAGGGGCTGACCCCGGCGCGCGTGTGGATGGCCGTGCTGCCCTACGTGCTCGTCGTGGCCGTGTTCGGCATCGCCAAGCTGTGGACCCTCGGCGCCGACGTCCCCGCCGCCCTGGCCGCCACCGACGTGGCCGTGCCCTGGCCCGGGCTCGACGGGCGCCTCGTCGACGGCGCCGGCGAGCCGATCACCAGCACGGTCTACAAGTTCCAGTGGCTCTCCAGCCCCGGCACGCTGCTGCTGATCACCGGTCTGCTCGTGGCCGTGATCTACTCCGTGTTCACCGCCAACGGCCGCTTCAAGCTCTCGGTCGGCAACGCCGTGGCGGAGATCGGCCGGTCCTTCTGGAAGATGCGCTTCTCGGCACTGACCATCATGAGTGTGCTCGCCCTGGCCTACGTCATGAACTTCTCCGGCCAGACCATCGCGATCGGCACCTGGGTCGCCGGCCTCGGCGCGGCCTTCGCCTTCTTCTCCCCCGTGCTCGGCTGGCTCGGCACCGCCGTGACCGGCTCGGACACCTCGGCCAACGCGCTGTTCTCCAACCTGCAGAAGACCGCCGCCGAGGGCACGGGCCTGGACCCGCACCTGATGACCGCCGCCAACACCTCCGGCGGCGTGGTCGGCAAGATGATCTCCCCGCAGTCCCTGGCCATCGCCGCGACGGCCGTGGGCATGGAGGGCAAGGAGTCCGCCATCTTCCGCTCGGTGATCTGGTGGTCGGTGGGCCTGCTCGTGCTGCTGTGCACCCTGGTGTTCCTGCAGTCCAACGTGCTGGCCTGGATGCTCCCGACCTCCTGA
- a CDS encoding LutC/YkgG family protein — translation MSTAHTEAKAEILARIRGALHDAPAPAPAARTYRRTSGRAGAEVIEMLEDRLVDYKAGVHRETPESLPGRIAELLGASARYVVPAGIDTAWLPEETAARRAIADPNDARTPSALGVRELNAVDAVVTSSTVSCAETGTIFLTGRPDEGRRAISLVPDHHICIVPLETVVELIPEALARIEPTAPVTMISGPSATSDIELERVEGVHGPRRLDVILLG, via the coding sequence ATGAGCACCGCGCACACCGAGGCCAAGGCCGAGATCCTGGCGCGCATCCGCGGGGCCCTGCACGACGCCCCGGCGCCCGCCCCGGCGGCCCGCACCTACCGGAGGACCTCCGGGCGGGCGGGCGCCGAGGTCATCGAGATGCTCGAGGACCGGCTGGTCGACTACAAGGCCGGGGTCCACCGCGAGACGCCCGAGTCCCTGCCCGGGCGGATCGCGGAGCTGCTCGGCGCCTCGGCCCGCTACGTGGTCCCCGCCGGGATCGACACGGCGTGGCTGCCCGAGGAGACCGCCGCCCGCCGGGCGATCGCCGACCCCAACGACGCCCGCACGCCCTCGGCCCTGGGGGTGCGCGAGCTCAACGCGGTCGACGCCGTGGTCACCTCCTCCACCGTCTCGTGCGCCGAGACCGGCACGATCTTCCTCACCGGCCGCCCCGACGAGGGCCGGCGGGCGATCAGCCTCGTGCCCGACCACCACATCTGCATCGTCCCGCTGGAGACGGTGGTGGAGCTGATCCCCGAGGCCCTGGCCCGGATCGAGCCGACCGCGCCGGTCACGATGATCTCCGGCCCCTCGGCGACCTCGGACATCGAGCTCGAGCGCGTCGAGGGCGTCCACGGCCCGCGCCGGCTGGACGTGATCCTGCTCGGCTGA
- a CDS encoding FadR/GntR family transcriptional regulator gives MPAPSRTYTVVLDWLEDRLRSGGIAVGDKLPGERALAEEFGISRASVREAIRILDAMGLVRSSTGSGPNAGAIVISEPSAALAWALRMHVATRSLPVRDLVQTRLLLETQSAHEATAVPDGPERDAALGRAAELVAAMDDPGLPDEDFHARDAEFHVVLASLAGNVVVGTIMASLRQAMIGYVQETVAGLDDWPAVRRTLQEHHEAILAAFRDRRGEDAAAALREHITWFFGLRVEQEEQQRQGRAAREVRVRPSAGTPSASGGS, from the coding sequence GTGCCCGCGCCATCGCGCACCTACACCGTCGTCCTCGACTGGCTCGAGGACCGCCTGCGCTCCGGGGGGATCGCCGTGGGCGACAAGCTGCCGGGCGAGCGGGCCCTCGCCGAGGAGTTCGGCATCTCGCGGGCCTCGGTCCGCGAGGCCATCCGCATCCTCGACGCCATGGGCCTGGTCCGCTCCTCGACCGGCTCCGGCCCGAACGCCGGGGCGATCGTGATCTCCGAGCCCTCGGCCGCGCTGGCCTGGGCGCTGCGGATGCACGTGGCAACCCGGTCCCTGCCCGTGCGCGACCTGGTGCAGACCCGCCTGCTGCTCGAGACCCAGTCCGCCCACGAGGCCACCGCCGTGCCCGACGGGCCCGAGCGCGATGCCGCGCTCGGGCGGGCCGCGGAGCTGGTGGCGGCCATGGACGACCCCGGGCTGCCCGACGAGGACTTCCACGCCCGCGACGCCGAGTTCCACGTGGTGCTCGCCTCCCTCGCCGGCAACGTCGTCGTCGGCACGATCATGGCCTCGCTGCGCCAGGCGATGATCGGCTACGTGCAGGAGACGGTCGCCGGCCTCGACGACTGGCCGGCCGTGCGCCGCACCCTCCAGGAGCACCACGAGGCCATCCTCGCGGCGTTCCGGGACCGCCGGGGCGAGGACGCCGCGGCCGCCCTGCGGGAGCACATCACGTGGTTCTTCGGCCTGCGCGTGGAGCAGGAGGAGCAGCAGCGGCAGGGGCGCGCGGCACGCGAGGTGCGGGTCCGGCCGAGCGCCGGCACGCCCTCCGCCTCCGGCGGCTCCTGA
- a CDS encoding VOC family protein, with amino-acid sequence MTTHSNPWPAGTPCWVDLMATDLERTQAFYRDVLGWDYTASQPEYGGYCNAQVGGEMVAGLSPTMEGMESAPHAWSVYLATGDIAAHATTAVEAGATQVYEPMEVGPFGSMAILTDPTGATFGLWQAKEHVGFTRTEEPGAVAWCDLMTADPAAARDFYGRLFGYEYQDIGGESMPYALFTVPGGDRPAGGIGGPDPNAGAAQPGWGVAFQVEDVDAAAERVRTAGGTVSSEPSDFEYGRMAVAAGPDGEVFVIMTPSESM; translated from the coding sequence ATGACCACGCACTCGAACCCCTGGCCCGCCGGCACGCCCTGCTGGGTGGACCTGATGGCCACCGACCTGGAGCGGACCCAGGCCTTCTACCGCGACGTCCTCGGCTGGGACTACACCGCGTCCCAGCCCGAGTACGGCGGCTACTGCAACGCCCAGGTCGGCGGCGAGATGGTCGCGGGCCTCTCCCCCACGATGGAGGGCATGGAGTCCGCCCCGCACGCGTGGTCGGTCTACCTCGCGACCGGCGACATCGCCGCCCACGCCACGACGGCCGTGGAGGCTGGCGCCACGCAGGTCTACGAGCCGATGGAGGTCGGGCCCTTCGGCTCGATGGCGATACTCACGGACCCCACCGGGGCGACCTTCGGGCTGTGGCAGGCCAAGGAGCACGTCGGCTTCACTCGCACCGAGGAGCCGGGCGCGGTGGCCTGGTGCGACCTGATGACCGCCGACCCGGCCGCGGCCCGGGACTTCTACGGCCGGCTCTTCGGCTACGAGTACCAGGACATCGGCGGCGAGTCGATGCCCTACGCCCTGTTCACGGTCCCCGGCGGGGACCGGCCGGCCGGCGGGATCGGCGGCCCGGACCCGAACGCCGGGGCCGCCCAGCCCGGGTGGGGCGTGGCCTTCCAGGTCGAGGACGTCGACGCCGCCGCCGAGCGGGTGCGCACCGCCGGGGGCACGGTCAGCTCGGAGCCCTCGGACTTCGAGTACGGGCGCATGGCGGTGGCGGCCGGCCCGGACGGCGAGGTCTTCGTCATCATGACCCCGTCGGAGTCGATGTAG